One Branchiostoma floridae strain S238N-H82 chromosome 1, Bfl_VNyyK, whole genome shotgun sequence genomic region harbors:
- the LOC118430575 gene encoding 4-galactosyl-N-acetylglucosaminide 3-alpha-L-fucosyltransferase FUT5-like, translating to MKMVAHKAIIMVILSAFVISAVILYEQMSDQQLQMPRLSPLFQLEASKTHDNCLSTNQCQGTKRGLPSQFYKTWRDNTPFASNDKIHIKKIVLWTTIFGKNLLERMSCKSTKTCIFTDDRSQVESADAVVFHFWDTPMVYNKSFMPSVRPPHQFWVWYAKECPENNRYVDLASYSGIYNWTMTYRNDSDVKIPLGSLDRLYKQLQRTTLKRNSTGKTGLVTWFVSKCYKYFPRHIYAIELAKHLTIDVYGKCGKQVCEYLDMQCRFDVIQQYKFYLAFESYRCKEYITEKFWHNALDQGVVPIVLGAPKTDYEKFAPPNSFIHVEDFESPEALARYIKLLDKDDDKYSQYLKWRTNPPKNIPQIITGGCGICARLHEVDHTERKVYTDLEKWWKGENYEFCKPLVLTDNIWNKKDFVYYG from the coding sequence ATGAAGATGGTTGCGCACAAGGCCATTATAATGGTCATACTGTCTGCTTTTGTTATAAGTGCTGTGATACTTTACGAACAAATGAGCGATCAACAACTGCAAATGCCACGATTGTCTCCATTATTTCAACTAGAAGCCTCTAAAACACACGATAATTGCTTATCTACCAACCAATGTCAAGGGACCAAACGTGGTCTTCCATCCCAGTTTTACAAAACGTGGAGGGACAATACACCTTTTGCATCCAACGACAAAATACATATCAAAAAGATTGTACTTTGGACGACAATTTTTGGTAAAAATCTTTTGGAGAGAATGTCTTGCAAGTCAACGAAAACATGTATATTTACTGACGACCGGAGCCAGGTGGAATCAGCCGATGCCGTCGTGTTCCATTTTTGGGATACACCGATGGTGTACAATAAATCATTCATGCCAAGTGTCCGCCCCCCTCATCAATTCTGGGTATGGTATGCTAAAGAATGTCCAGAGAACAACCGATACGTGGACCTTGCCTCCTACAGTGGTATTTACAACTGGACTATGACATACAGGAATGACTCTGACGTCAAAATCCCACTGGGATCTCTTGATCGACTATACAAACAACTTCAGCGTACGACCCTAAAGCGGAACTCGACAGGGAAAACGGGACTTGTTACTTGGTTTGTTAGCAAATGCTACAAGTACTTCCCAAGACATATCTATGCTATTGAACTTGCTAAGCACCTTACGATAGATGTATATGGCAAGTGTGGGAAACAAGTTTGTGAGTATCTTGATATGCAATGCAGGTTTGATGTTATCCAACAGTACAAATTCTACCTAGCCTTTGAAAGTTATAGGTGTAAAGAATACATAACGGAAAAGTTCTGGCATAACGCCTTAGATCAAGGAGTTGTACCAATTGTCCTAGGCGCACCGAAAACTGATTATGAGAAATTCGCCCCGCCAAATAGTTTTATTCATGTCGAAGACTTTGAATCACCAGAAGCATTAGCCCGGTACATAAAACTTCTTGATAAAGACGATGACAAATACAGCCAGTACTTAAAATGGCGAACCAATCCTCCCAAAAACATTCCGCAGATTATAACGGGAGGGTGTGGCATTTGTGCAAGGCTACACGAAGTCGACCATACGGAGAGAAAGGTTTATACAGATCTGGAAAAATGGTGGAAAGGTGAAAATTATGAATTCTGTAAGCCTCTTGTATTGACAGATAATATATGGAACAAAAAGGATTTCGTGTATTACGGATAG